A single genomic interval of Mycobacterium sp. DL592 harbors:
- the meaB gene encoding methylmalonyl Co-A mutase-associated GTPase MeaB, whose protein sequence is MEVAELITAARAGNTRAVGRLLSLVESSRRDEVLAEVGPVALPVIGVTGPPGAGKSTTIAVLVAAYRERGQRVAVLAVDPSSPYSGGALLGDRIRMAAHINDPDVLIRSVATRGHLGGLAAAVPAAIRLLGALAYDVVLVETVGVGQSEIEVAALADPTIVILNPGAGDAVQAAKAGLLEVADLVVVNKADRDGAAQTVRDLKFETHVPVLTLIASRGEGVQELVEAIEAHRRADTPARRAARARAQVLSLAQSRLQAHPALEELAQAVADGRCDAYSAAETLIAN, encoded by the coding sequence ATGGAGGTCGCCGAGCTCATCACCGCCGCCCGCGCCGGGAACACCCGCGCCGTGGGCCGGCTGCTGAGCCTGGTGGAGAGCAGCCGCCGCGACGAGGTGCTCGCCGAAGTCGGCCCGGTGGCGCTGCCGGTGATCGGGGTGACGGGACCGCCCGGGGCGGGCAAGTCGACGACGATCGCAGTGCTCGTTGCGGCGTATCGCGAACGCGGACAACGGGTTGCGGTGCTGGCGGTCGACCCGTCCTCGCCCTACAGCGGCGGTGCGTTGCTGGGTGACCGCATCCGCATGGCGGCCCACATCAACGACCCCGACGTGCTGATCCGCTCGGTGGCCACCCGCGGGCACCTGGGCGGGCTGGCGGCGGCCGTACCGGCCGCCATCCGTCTGCTCGGCGCGCTCGCCTACGACGTGGTGCTGGTGGAGACGGTCGGGGTCGGCCAGTCCGAGATCGAGGTCGCCGCGCTGGCCGACCCGACGATCGTGATCCTCAACCCCGGCGCCGGTGACGCCGTTCAGGCGGCCAAGGCCGGCCTGCTCGAGGTCGCCGATCTGGTGGTGGTGAACAAGGCCGACCGCGACGGCGCCGCCCAGACCGTGCGCGACCTCAAGTTCGAAACCCACGTTCCGGTGCTGACCCTGATCGCGTCCCGGGGGGAGGGAGTGCAGGAGCTGGTCGAGGCGATCGAGGCCCATCGGCGCGCCGACACCCCGGCCCGTCGCGCTGCCCGGGCCCGGGCTCAGGTGCTGTCGCTGGCACAGAGCCGGCTACAGGCCCACCCGGCACTCGAGGAGCTGGCCCAGGCGGTGGCCGACGGTCGCTGTGATGCCTACAGCGCCGCGGAGACGCTCATCGCGAATTAG
- a CDS encoding TetR/AcrR family transcriptional regulator, translated as MNSPSGEPAWKQRAVERSIRTAKVRAGQRVQRFLDAAQAIITEKGSTDFTVQEVVDRSRQSLRSFYLQFDGKHELLLALFEDALSRAADQIRAATSAQKDPLKRLNVAVTLLFELSRPDPAARRPLFTDFAPQLLISHPTEVKVAHAPLIALFTELMEEAGAAGELRADANPKRLAAMTMQTIMFIAQSSGVPDDDNNHSPITGDEVWAFCSQGFAKQ; from the coding sequence GTGAACAGCCCGAGCGGAGAACCCGCCTGGAAGCAGCGCGCCGTCGAGCGGTCCATCAGGACCGCCAAGGTGCGGGCCGGCCAGCGTGTGCAGCGGTTTCTCGACGCCGCGCAGGCCATCATCACCGAGAAGGGCAGCACCGACTTCACCGTCCAGGAAGTGGTGGATCGGTCGCGGCAGTCGTTGCGGAGCTTCTACCTGCAGTTCGACGGGAAGCATGAGCTGCTCCTGGCGCTGTTCGAAGACGCACTCAGCCGCGCCGCCGACCAGATCCGCGCCGCCACATCAGCCCAGAAGGACCCGCTGAAACGCCTGAACGTGGCGGTAACGCTGCTCTTCGAGCTCTCCCGGCCCGACCCCGCGGCCCGCCGGCCGCTGTTCACCGACTTCGCACCGCAACTGCTGATCTCACACCCCACCGAGGTCAAGGTCGCGCACGCACCGCTGATCGCGCTGTTCACCGAACTCATGGAAGAGGCGGGGGCGGCGGGCGAACTGCGGGCCGACGCCAACCCCAAGCGGCTCGCGGCGATGACGATGCAGACCATCATGTTCATCGCCCAGTCCAGCGGTGTGCCCGACGACGACAACAATCACAGCCCGATCACCGGGGACGAAGTCTGGGCATTCTGCTCGCAAGGGTTCGCCAAGCAGTGA
- a CDS encoding SDR family oxidoreductase, with protein sequence MQISGSSAVVFGGAGGLGEAAVRRLHGAGAKVVVADLADEKGTELAAELGIPYVRTDVTNDADVNAAITAAEALGPFRISVDTHGGPAGGGRLVGKDGSPMELEAFTKTITFYLTAVFNVMRHAAAALARQEPDENGARGVIINTASIAAFEGQIGQLPYAAAKGGVVSMTLVAARDLSPLGIRVMSIAPGTINTPAYGKAADQLEAYWGPQVPFPKRMGRSDEYGRLALSIAENDYLNGETIRLDGALRFPPK encoded by the coding sequence ATGCAGATCAGTGGTAGCTCCGCGGTCGTCTTCGGCGGTGCGGGCGGTCTCGGCGAGGCGGCGGTGCGTCGCCTGCACGGGGCCGGAGCCAAGGTCGTCGTGGCCGACCTCGCCGACGAGAAGGGCACGGAGCTCGCCGCCGAACTCGGTATCCCCTATGTGCGCACGGACGTCACCAACGACGCCGACGTGAACGCCGCGATCACCGCAGCCGAAGCCCTCGGTCCGTTCCGCATCTCGGTGGACACCCACGGCGGGCCGGCAGGCGGCGGCCGGCTGGTGGGCAAAGACGGCTCCCCGATGGAACTGGAGGCGTTCACCAAGACCATCACCTTCTATCTGACCGCGGTGTTCAACGTCATGCGGCACGCCGCGGCCGCTCTCGCGCGTCAGGAGCCTGACGAGAACGGCGCGCGCGGTGTCATCATCAACACCGCATCGATCGCCGCGTTCGAAGGGCAGATCGGCCAGCTGCCGTACGCCGCCGCCAAAGGTGGTGTCGTGTCGATGACTCTGGTTGCCGCGCGCGATCTTTCGCCGCTGGGCATCCGGGTGATGTCGATCGCACCGGGCACCATCAACACCCCCGCCTACGGCAAGGCCGCCGACCAGCTGGAGGCCTACTGGGGTCCGCAGGTCCCGTTCCCCAAACGGATGGGCCGCTCCGACGAGTACGGGCGCCTGGCGCTGTCGATCGCCGAGAACGACTACCTCAACGGTGAGACGATCCGCCTCGACGGCGCGCTGCGCTTCCCGCCGAAATAA
- a CDS encoding enoyl-CoA hydratase/isomerase family protein, which translates to MYDMPDEIEVTADGPLRIITLNRPDELNAVNDPLHVGLAKVWEALNEDASARAAVITGAGRAFSAGGDFTYLDELRNDEALRQKTIKHGRDLVIGMVRCRVPVIAAVNGPAVGLGCSLAALSDIVYIAETAFFADPHVQIGLVAADGGPLVWGSQISLLQAKEFALTGVRIKAERAVELGLANHVVADPLPEAIACAKKLIELPQQAVEATKRLMNIQLEKSVLASLDYANLAEYVSFGTADFNRIVDGLIAKK; encoded by the coding sequence ATGTACGACATGCCAGACGAAATCGAGGTCACCGCCGACGGCCCGCTGCGCATCATCACGCTGAACCGGCCTGATGAGCTCAACGCCGTCAACGACCCGCTGCACGTGGGGCTGGCCAAGGTCTGGGAGGCGCTCAACGAGGACGCCTCCGCGCGGGCGGCCGTCATCACCGGAGCGGGCCGGGCGTTCTCGGCGGGTGGCGACTTCACCTACCTCGACGAGCTACGCAACGACGAGGCGTTACGGCAGAAGACGATCAAGCATGGCCGCGATCTGGTGATCGGTATGGTTCGCTGCCGCGTCCCGGTGATCGCGGCTGTCAACGGACCGGCCGTCGGGTTGGGGTGCAGTCTGGCTGCGCTGTCTGACATCGTCTACATCGCCGAGACGGCGTTCTTCGCCGACCCGCACGTGCAGATCGGCCTGGTTGCCGCTGACGGTGGCCCGCTGGTGTGGGGCTCGCAGATCAGCCTGTTGCAGGCCAAGGAGTTCGCGCTCACCGGCGTGCGGATCAAGGCCGAGCGCGCGGTCGAGCTGGGGTTGGCGAACCATGTTGTGGCCGATCCGCTGCCCGAAGCGATCGCGTGTGCGAAGAAGCTGATCGAGCTTCCCCAGCAGGCGGTCGAGGCCACCAAGCGGCTGATGAACATCCAGCTGGAGAAGTCGGTGCTGGCCTCACTGGACTACGCGAACCTCGCCGAATACGTGTCGTTCGGCACCGCCGACTTCAACCGGATCGTCGACGGGCTGATCGCCAAGAAGTAG
- a CDS encoding aromatic ring-hydroxylating dioxygenase subunit alpha, whose translation MAHFPKPAVGSWTENWPELGTAPVDYTDSIDPQQWKLEQQAIFRKTWLQVGRVERLPKNGSYFTREMPSVGAGTSIIIVRDGAGPDGTIRAFYNLCRHRGNKLVWNDYPGQEVSGSCRQFTCKYHAWRYGLDGKLTFVQQEDEFFDLDKADYPLKPVRCEVWEGFIFVNFDDDAEPLRDYLGDFAKGLEGYPFHEMTEVYSYTAEINANWKLFIDAFTEFYHAPVLHMKQATKEEAEKLAKVGFEALHYDIKGQHSMISSWGGMSPPKDLNMVKPIERILHSGLFGPWDRPDIKGILPDELPPAVNPARQKTWGQDSFEFFPNFTLLLWAPGWYLTYNYWPTDVDKHIFEANLYFVPPKNTRQRLSQELAAVTFKEYALQDANTLEATQTQIGTRAVTDFPLCDQEILLRHLHHTARKYVDEYQQSTIASGEKTNGSVAHV comes from the coding sequence TTGGCACACTTCCCGAAGCCGGCAGTCGGCAGCTGGACAGAGAACTGGCCGGAGCTGGGCACCGCCCCGGTCGACTACACCGACTCGATCGACCCGCAACAGTGGAAGCTGGAACAGCAGGCGATCTTCCGCAAGACCTGGCTGCAGGTCGGGCGCGTCGAGCGACTTCCCAAGAACGGCAGCTACTTCACCCGCGAGATGCCCTCGGTGGGCGCCGGCACGTCGATCATCATCGTCAGGGACGGCGCCGGACCCGACGGAACCATTCGCGCCTTCTACAACCTGTGCCGGCACCGCGGCAACAAGCTGGTGTGGAACGACTATCCGGGCCAAGAGGTCTCCGGCAGCTGCCGCCAGTTCACCTGCAAGTATCACGCCTGGCGCTACGGCCTGGACGGCAAGCTGACATTCGTCCAGCAGGAAGACGAGTTCTTCGACCTCGACAAGGCCGACTACCCGCTCAAGCCGGTGCGCTGCGAGGTGTGGGAGGGCTTCATCTTCGTCAACTTCGACGACGACGCCGAGCCGCTGCGGGACTACCTCGGCGACTTCGCCAAGGGTCTGGAGGGTTATCCGTTCCACGAGATGACCGAGGTCTACAGCTACACCGCCGAGATCAACGCGAACTGGAAGCTGTTCATCGACGCGTTCACCGAGTTCTACCACGCGCCCGTGCTGCACATGAAGCAGGCGACCAAGGAGGAGGCCGAGAAGCTGGCCAAGGTCGGCTTCGAGGCACTGCACTACGACATCAAAGGTCAGCACTCGATGATCTCGTCCTGGGGTGGGATGAGCCCGCCCAAGGACCTCAACATGGTCAAGCCGATCGAACGCATCCTGCACAGCGGCCTGTTCGGCCCGTGGGACCGGCCCGACATCAAGGGCATCCTGCCCGACGAGCTGCCCCCCGCTGTCAATCCCGCCCGCCAGAAGACATGGGGCCAGGACTCTTTCGAGTTCTTCCCCAACTTCACCCTGCTGCTGTGGGCACCCGGGTGGTACCTGACCTACAACTACTGGCCGACCGACGTCGACAAGCACATCTTCGAGGCGAACCTCTATTTCGTGCCGCCGAAGAACACTCGGCAGCGGTTGTCCCAGGAGCTGGCCGCGGTGACCTTCAAGGAGTACGCACTGCAGGACGCCAACACCCTGGAAGCCACCCAGACCCAGATCGGCACCCGGGCGGTCACCGATTTCCCGCTGTGCGATCAGGAGATCCTGCTGCGGCATCTGCACCACACCGCACGCAAATACGTCGATGAATACCAGCAGAGCACGATAGCGTCGGGCGAGAAGACCAACGGGAGCGTCGCACATGTCTGA
- a CDS encoding amidohydrolase family protein has product MITLKAAGYVDVEAGRVVRPGIVKVDGDRIVGLGGTADEGELIDLGDNILLPGLMDMEVNLLMGGRGENPGLSQVQDDPPTRVLRAVGNARRTLHAGFTTVRNLGLFVKTGGYLLDVALGKAIEAGLIDGPRIVPAGHAITPTGGHLDPTMFAAFMPGVLELTVEEGIANGVDEIRKAVRYQIKHGAEVIKVCCSGGVMSLTGAAGAQHYSDEELAAIVDEAHRRGLRVAAHTHGADAVKHAVRVGIDCIEHGFLIDDEAIAMMVDNGTFLVSTRRLAEAMDVSKAPPVLQAKAAEMFPKARTSIKAAYEAGVKIAVGTDAPAIPHGRNADELVTLVEWGLPPAAVLRAATVTAAELINADDRGRLAEGLLADIIAVPGDPLADITVTKNVRFVMKGGKVHVHKTD; this is encoded by the coding sequence CTGATCACGCTCAAGGCCGCGGGCTACGTCGACGTCGAGGCGGGCCGGGTCGTGCGGCCCGGCATCGTCAAGGTCGACGGCGACCGCATCGTCGGCCTGGGCGGCACCGCCGACGAAGGCGAGCTGATCGACCTCGGGGACAACATCCTGCTGCCGGGTCTGATGGACATGGAGGTCAACCTCCTGATGGGTGGCCGGGGTGAAAACCCAGGCCTGTCACAGGTTCAGGACGACCCGCCGACCCGGGTGCTGCGCGCGGTGGGCAATGCCCGCCGAACCCTGCACGCGGGCTTCACCACCGTGCGCAACCTCGGACTGTTCGTCAAGACGGGCGGCTACCTGCTCGACGTCGCGCTGGGCAAGGCCATCGAGGCGGGCTTGATCGACGGTCCGCGAATCGTGCCCGCGGGCCACGCGATTACCCCCACGGGCGGGCACCTGGACCCGACGATGTTCGCGGCGTTCATGCCGGGCGTGCTCGAGTTGACCGTCGAGGAGGGCATCGCCAACGGCGTCGACGAGATCCGTAAGGCGGTGCGCTACCAGATCAAGCACGGCGCCGAGGTGATCAAGGTCTGTTGCTCGGGTGGGGTGATGTCGCTGACCGGTGCGGCTGGGGCGCAACACTATTCGGATGAGGAACTGGCGGCGATCGTCGATGAGGCGCATCGCCGCGGGTTGCGGGTGGCCGCGCACACGCACGGCGCCGACGCGGTCAAGCATGCGGTGCGGGTCGGCATCGACTGCATCGAGCACGGGTTCCTCATCGACGACGAGGCCATCGCCATGATGGTCGACAACGGCACCTTCCTGGTGAGCACCCGCCGCCTCGCCGAGGCGATGGACGTCTCCAAGGCGCCGCCGGTGTTGCAGGCCAAGGCCGCCGAGATGTTCCCCAAGGCGCGCACCTCGATCAAGGCCGCCTACGAGGCCGGGGTGAAGATCGCGGTCGGCACCGACGCGCCGGCGATCCCGCACGGCCGCAACGCCGATGAACTCGTGACACTCGTCGAGTGGGGCCTACCGCCGGCGGCGGTGCTCAGGGCGGCCACGGTGACCGCCGCCGAGCTGATCAACGCCGATGACCGCGGCCGGCTGGCCGAGGGGCTGCTGGCCGACATCATCGCCGTGCCGGGCGATCCGCTGGCCGACATCACCGTGACCAAGAACGTGCGTTTCGTGATGAAAGGCGGGAAAGTCCATGTCCACAAGACGGACTGA
- a CDS encoding acyl-CoA dehydrogenase family protein, with the protein MAVDEFRAGLQSWLAEHDLTPGPDHSLAGHIDQMSRVRRELYDAGWMRYGWPTEVGGLGGTAVMRLVVAEEILGRGLAEPGPYSMMEVLVPTLISYARPELAAQMVPRYLRGEEHWCQGFSEPGSGSDLASLTTRAVQDGDHWVVNGQKVWTSFAQFSKRCVLLTRTGSPDTPKHQGITAFFVDLDSPGVTVRPLRTMHGVDEFCEVYFDDVVVPGERMLGNPGDGWQLANDLLPFERSTCFWQRIAYLYTRLDRLVAQAPDASDAEIGAAYLALHTVRATSAQTQRRFAEGAKLGPETSVDKVLLAGAEQRLYDTARDLLPGVLELDESPWRPEFLYSRSATIYGGTAEIQRNIIARRLLDLGKE; encoded by the coding sequence ATGGCGGTCGACGAATTCCGCGCCGGGCTGCAGAGCTGGCTCGCCGAGCATGACCTCACTCCCGGCCCGGACCATTCCCTGGCCGGACACATCGACCAGATGAGCCGGGTCCGCCGCGAGCTCTACGACGCGGGCTGGATGCGCTACGGCTGGCCCACCGAGGTCGGCGGCCTCGGCGGTACGGCCGTGATGCGCCTGGTGGTGGCCGAGGAGATCCTCGGCCGCGGCCTCGCCGAGCCAGGCCCGTATTCGATGATGGAAGTCCTTGTGCCCACGCTGATCTCCTACGCCAGGCCGGAACTGGCGGCGCAGATGGTGCCGCGGTACCTGCGTGGCGAGGAGCATTGGTGCCAGGGGTTCTCCGAACCCGGGTCCGGCAGCGACCTGGCGTCGCTGACCACCAGGGCCGTCCAGGACGGCGACCACTGGGTGGTCAACGGCCAGAAGGTGTGGACGAGCTTCGCGCAGTTCTCCAAACGCTGCGTCCTGCTGACCCGCACCGGATCGCCGGATACCCCTAAGCACCAGGGCATCACCGCGTTCTTCGTCGACCTGGACTCCCCCGGCGTCACGGTGCGCCCGCTGCGCACGATGCACGGCGTCGACGAGTTCTGCGAGGTGTACTTCGACGACGTCGTCGTACCGGGCGAACGCATGCTGGGCAATCCCGGCGACGGCTGGCAACTGGCCAATGACCTGCTGCCGTTCGAACGCTCGACCTGCTTCTGGCAGCGCATCGCCTACCTGTACACCCGGCTCGATCGCCTGGTGGCCCAGGCGCCTGATGCATCGGACGCCGAGATCGGCGCAGCCTACCTGGCACTGCACACCGTGCGCGCCACGTCGGCGCAGACCCAGCGGCGGTTCGCCGAGGGGGCCAAACTCGGGCCGGAGACCTCGGTGGACAAGGTGCTGCTGGCCGGGGCCGAACAGCGCCTCTACGACACCGCGCGCGACCTGCTGCCCGGTGTCCTGGAGCTCGACGAAAGTCCTTGGCGCCCAGAGTTTCTCTATTCGCGCTCGGCGACGATCTACGGCGGCACCGCCGAGATCCAGCGCAACATCATCGCCCGCCGGCTTCTCGACCTCGGGAAGGAGTGA
- a CDS encoding nuclear transport factor 2 family protein — translation MSTRRTDDIVEIQQLLARYAVTITQLDVDGLVKVFTDDGTYSAFGETYSLSRFPVLVEAAPKGLFMTGESLIEFDRDDPDAATGTQPLCFIEHSAHDMRIGYYRDTYVRTADGWRLRTRAMTFIRRSGEHDSGRPHAIGRPAGG, via the coding sequence ATGTCCACAAGACGGACTGACGACATCGTCGAGATCCAGCAGCTACTGGCCCGCTACGCGGTGACCATCACCCAACTCGACGTCGACGGCCTGGTGAAGGTGTTCACCGACGACGGCACCTACAGCGCCTTCGGCGAGACGTATTCGCTGTCCCGGTTCCCGGTTCTCGTCGAGGCAGCCCCCAAGGGGCTCTTCATGACCGGCGAGTCGTTGATCGAGTTCGACCGCGACGATCCCGACGCGGCGACCGGCACCCAGCCGCTGTGCTTCATCGAGCACTCGGCCCACGACATGCGGATCGGCTACTACCGCGACACCTATGTGCGCACCGCCGACGGCTGGCGGCTGCGCACCCGGGCGATGACGTTCATCCGGCGCAGCGGCGAACACGATTCGGGTCGCCCGCACGCGATCGGGCGGCCCGCCGGCGGATGA
- a CDS encoding carboxymuconolactone decarboxylase family protein has protein sequence MRLTPLPAEQWDDDVRAAFRGMLPRERQNPEQAGTALSTLVRHPELTRAFLGLNVHLLFKSSLPPRLRELAILRIAHRRECTYEWEHHVELAEAEGLTAADIEAVRRGEAADALDRLVLTAVDELDAISNLTDQTWDALGEHLSDRQRMDLVFTVGTYAMLAMAFNTFGVQLEQER, from the coding sequence GTGCGACTGACGCCGCTGCCTGCCGAACAGTGGGACGACGACGTCCGCGCCGCCTTCCGGGGCATGCTGCCGCGCGAGCGGCAGAATCCCGAGCAGGCCGGGACGGCGTTGTCCACGTTGGTGCGCCATCCGGAGCTCACCAGAGCCTTCCTCGGCCTCAACGTGCATCTGCTGTTCAAGTCCTCCCTGCCGCCGCGACTGCGCGAGCTGGCGATCCTGCGGATCGCGCACCGGCGGGAGTGCACCTACGAATGGGAACACCACGTCGAGCTCGCGGAGGCCGAGGGTCTCACCGCGGCCGATATCGAGGCCGTTCGTCGCGGCGAGGCCGCCGACGCCCTCGACCGGCTGGTGCTCACCGCAGTCGACGAACTCGATGCGATATCGAACCTGACCGACCAGACGTGGGACGCACTCGGCGAGCACCTCAGTGACCGTCAGCGCATGGACCTCGTCTTCACCGTCGGCACCTACGCCATGTTGGCCATGGCGTTCAACACTTTCGGCGTACAGCTAGAACAGGAAAGGTAA
- a CDS encoding acyl-CoA dehydrogenase family protein, producing MLADTLHKTMTAAADAGCPNVEDTLAELGWLDMLTEIPAEAAALVFRLLGETGTHAGVLNDVVLHAAGKPAGGTVPLPFTGGRWVVWERAGAGGQVIDDELPVRAVADGESVPLAAGRVALGWWLVGSARAMLTLARQHAVDRVQFGRPIASFQAVRHRLAETLVAIEGAEATLRVAADDLGCLLAKAAAGQTALTAAKHCQQVMGGIGFTAEHDLHRHVKRVMILDGLLGSARDLTREAGAVVRAAGYAPRLVNL from the coding sequence ATGCTTGCCGACACCCTGCACAAGACCATGACCGCCGCGGCCGACGCCGGATGCCCCAACGTCGAGGACACCCTGGCCGAACTCGGCTGGCTCGACATGCTCACCGAGATCCCCGCCGAGGCCGCTGCCCTGGTGTTCCGTCTGCTCGGTGAGACGGGCACGCACGCCGGTGTCCTCAACGACGTCGTGCTGCACGCCGCGGGCAAGCCCGCCGGCGGCACCGTGCCCCTCCCGTTCACCGGCGGCCGCTGGGTGGTGTGGGAGCGGGCGGGCGCGGGCGGCCAGGTGATCGACGACGAGCTGCCGGTGCGGGCCGTGGCCGACGGCGAGTCCGTGCCGCTGGCCGCCGGGCGGGTTGCCCTGGGCTGGTGGCTGGTGGGTTCGGCCCGCGCCATGCTGACCCTGGCCCGCCAGCACGCGGTGGACCGGGTCCAGTTCGGCAGGCCGATTGCGTCCTTCCAGGCGGTGCGGCACCGGCTGGCCGAGACGCTGGTGGCCATCGAAGGCGCCGAGGCGACCCTGCGAGTGGCCGCCGACGACCTCGGCTGCCTGCTGGCCAAGGCGGCCGCCGGGCAGACGGCACTGACCGCGGCCAAACACTGCCAGCAGGTGATGGGCGGGATCGGGTTCACCGCCGAGCACGACCTGCACCGGCACGTGAAACGGGTCATGATCCTCGACGGTCTGCTGGGCTCGGCACGGGATCTGACCCGCGAGGCCGGGGCCGTGGTGCGGGCGGCCGGGTATGCGCCACGGCTGGTGAATTTGTGA
- a CDS encoding amidohydrolase family protein: MRKEDMILISVDDHIVEPPDMFANHLPKKYIDDAPRLVHNPDGSDMWRFRDVVIPNVALNAVAGRPKEEYGLEPQGLDEIRPGCYNVDERVKDMNAGGILGSICFPSFPGFAGRLFATEDEAFSLALVQAYNDWHIDEWCGAYPARFIPMAIPVIWNAELCAQEVRRVAEKGVHAITFSENPAAMGYPSFHDPYWNPLWKALCDTDTVLNVHIGSSGKLAITAPDAPMDVMITLQPMNIVQAAADLLWSRPVKEYPDLKIGLSEGGTGWIPYFLDRADRTYEMHSTWTGQDFGDKVPSDVFREHFLTCFISDPVGVKLRHDIGIDNIAWEADYPHSDSMWPGAPEELWEVLSANDVPDSDINKMTYENAMRWYSFDPFKHIAREQATVGALREAATGHDVSIQALSHHKKGERGGSALFEAAQANSGPE; this comes from the coding sequence ATGCGCAAAGAGGACATGATCCTGATCAGCGTCGACGACCACATCGTCGAGCCGCCCGATATGTTCGCCAACCACCTGCCCAAGAAGTACATCGACGACGCGCCCCGGCTGGTGCACAACCCCGACGGCTCGGACATGTGGCGGTTCCGCGACGTGGTGATCCCCAACGTGGCGCTCAACGCGGTGGCCGGCCGTCCCAAGGAGGAGTACGGCCTGGAGCCCCAAGGCCTCGACGAGATCCGGCCCGGCTGCTACAACGTCGACGAACGGGTCAAGGACATGAACGCCGGCGGCATCCTCGGCTCGATCTGCTTCCCGTCCTTCCCCGGCTTCGCCGGGCGGTTGTTCGCCACCGAGGACGAGGCGTTCTCGTTGGCGCTGGTGCAGGCCTACAACGACTGGCACATCGACGAGTGGTGCGGGGCGTATCCGGCCCGGTTCATCCCGATGGCGATCCCGGTGATCTGGAATGCCGAGCTGTGCGCGCAGGAGGTGCGCCGGGTCGCGGAGAAGGGCGTGCACGCCATCACCTTCAGTGAGAACCCGGCGGCGATGGGCTACCCGAGCTTCCACGACCCGTACTGGAACCCGCTGTGGAAGGCGTTGTGCGACACCGACACCGTGCTCAACGTGCACATCGGGTCCTCGGGCAAGCTGGCCATCACCGCGCCGGATGCGCCGATGGACGTGATGATCACGCTGCAGCCGATGAACATCGTGCAGGCCGCCGCCGATCTGCTGTGGTCGCGGCCGGTCAAGGAGTATCCGGATCTGAAGATCGGTCTTTCCGAAGGTGGAACGGGCTGGATCCCCTACTTCCTGGACCGGGCGGATCGCACCTACGAGATGCACTCGACGTGGACCGGTCAGGACTTCGGCGACAAGGTGCCCTCGGACGTCTTCCGGGAACACTTCCTGACCTGCTTCATCAGCGATCCGGTCGGGGTCAAGCTGCGCCACGACATCGGCATCGACAACATCGCCTGGGAAGCCGACTACCCGCACAGCGACTCGATGTGGCCGGGAGCCCCCGAGGAACTGTGGGAAGTGTTGAGCGCCAACGACGTACCCGACAGCGACATCAACAAGATGACGTATGAGAACGCCATGCGCTGGTACTCGTTCGACCCGTTCAAGCACATCGCGCGCGAGCAGGCCACCGTCGGCGCGCTGCGTGAGGCCGCCACCGGGCACGACGTGTCGATCCAGGCACTGAGTCACCACAAGAAGGGCGAGCGCGGCGGAAGCGCCCTGTTCGAAGCGGCACAGGCCAACAGCGGCCCCGAGTAG